Genomic segment of Streptomyces roseifaciens:
GCCGTAGTTGACCGGCCAGTTCGGGTGCTCGGAGAACGCCTCCGGCGCGGCGATCCAGGAGATCTGCGGCAGCTTGCCGGCCTTGACGTCGGCCTTGAGGACGTCGAAGTAGCCGCCGCCCTTCTTGACGTTCGTGCCGGTGCGCGCCTTGTCGTAGAGGGGGTCGCCGGGCTTGGCGTTGCGGTAGTTGTTGAAGTAGAGGAGGGAGTTGTCGCCGTAGTTGCCGCGGTAGGCGTCCTCGATCCAGCCCCAGGAGCCGGCCTTGTCCAGGCCGTCGCCCTCGTCCTGGTAGATCTTCCACGAGACGCCGGCCTTCTCCAGCCGCTCGGGGTACGTCGTCCAGTCGTAGCCGGCCTCCTCGTTGCCGAGGACCGGCCCGCCGCCCTTGCCGTCGTTGCCCGTGTGCCCCGTCCACAGGTAGTAGCGGTTGGGGTCGGTGGCCCCGATGAACGAGCAGTGGTAGGCGTCGCACACGGTGAACGCGTCGGCGAGCGCGTAGTGGAACGGGATGTCCTGCCGCGTCAGGTAGGCCATCGTCCCGGTGCCCTTGGCGGGCAGCCACTGGTCGTACCGGCCCTGGTTCCAGGCCTTGTGCCCGCCCGCCCAGTCGTGGTTGAGGCCCGCGATGAACTGCATGCCGAGGTTCCCGGCGTCCGGGTGGTAGGGCGGCACCTCCTTGGACCCGTCCGACTGGTACCACACCGGCTTGCCGCTGGGCAGGGACACCGGGCGCGGGTCACCGAAGCCGCGCACGCCCTTCATCGTGCCGAAGTAGTGATCGAAGGATCGGTTCTCCTGCATCAGGACGACGATGTGCTCGACGTCCTGGATCGTGCCGGCACTGCGGCGGGCGGGGATGGCGGCGGCGCGGTCGATGCTGCTCGACAGGGCCGCGTAGCCCGCGGTCGCGCCGGCGATCTGGAGGAATCGCCGCCGGTTGAGTTCAGGCATGAGTCTGAGAACCTCTTGGGGAGTCGGGGCTGGAACCGGGTGTTCCAAGAGCAGCGAGTGCCGGGGAAGGGGCCGTGTCGTCGGTGTGACGGGGCGTGGTACGCGAGGCGAACGTAGAGGGGAACGTAGCGGACGGCGTGGCAGAAGGGGAGCCCTGCGAAGGGGGAGAGGCGGGCTGGAAACAGGGGCGCCGGGTGGCGACGTCGGTCACCACCCGGCGGGGACGCGCCCGAGGCAGTGGAGCACGGACCGCACCGACGCCCACGGGAACTTCCCATTCAGCCGTTACGAGCGGTGTGCAGACGTGGGTGTGGGTGGCGCGGCGGCAGGCTTACCGCGCCCCTTCTTGTACGCGCCGGAAACTGCCCTTCCAGTCGCTCAGCGAGCGGGGCCCCTGCACCTGCTTGTCGGCGTAGCTCCCGTCGGCGACTTCGACCAGCACGTACTGGTCTCCGGAGAACACCCGGTACTGGTTTCGGTCGTCCGGCGCCTGCATCACCTCGTCAGGTGCCACGGGCGGCCGTTCGGGTGCCGTGGCCGGCGTCGTTGCGCGCTGTTTCGCCGGACCGGTCATCAGGTACGCGGTGCCGGCACCGGCCGCGAGCAGCACGACGGCCAGCGGTATCGCGGCCCGGCGCAGACGGCTGCGCCGGCGCCGCGGCCGGAGACCAGGACGCACAGCGTGACGCCCAGCGAGAACAGGTCGCCGGCCGGGCCCGCCGGCCGGTTGTGCAGCCGTTCGGGGGCGATGAAGCCGAGGGAGCCCATCACCTCGCCGGTGCCGGTCAGCGACTCGCCGTCGGCCAGGGAGGCGATGCCGAAGTCGGTCAGCGCGACACTGCCGTCGCCGCGCAGCAGCACGTTGGCGGGCTTCACGTCACGGTGCAGGGCACCGGCGGCGTGCACCGCCCCGAGGGCGGCGAGAAGCTGCAGACCGATCTCGGCCGCCCTGGCCGGGGGCAGCGGGCCGGCGGAGGCGAGGTGATCGGCGAGCGACGGGCCGTTCACGAGCTCCATGACGATCCACAACCGGTCCTCGTACTCGACCAGGTCGTAGATGTCGACCACGTTGGGGTGGGAGACGCGGGCGATGGTGCGTGCTTCCCGCAGCGCCCGCCGGTGCCCGCCGCCCTCGTCCCCGAGGTACAGCTCCTTGACCGCGACGGTGCGCTGCAGCAGCTGGTCGTCGGCCCGCCAGACCGCGCCCATGCCGCCGCGTCCCAGCAGGTCGGTCAGGAGGTACCGGTCGGCGATCAGCCGCTGCTCGTCACTGGGAATCACCGGGTCAACCTACGTTACGCACCGGGCGGCCCCCAGCTACCCCTGCCCGCCCGCGGAATCGCTCCAGCAGTTGCGCTCCCGGTCGTAGGAGAGCGTCCGGTCCGTGCAGGACTGCAGGTCCAGTTCGAGGAGCTGCTGAAAGGCGGTGACGGGCAGGTCCGCCTCGACGAGGATCCGGGTGGCCGAGCGCGTGTCCTCCAGCAGCAGCGGGCGAGGCGGCGCGGGCGGCTCGCCCGGGGAGCGCCGCAGCGCGCCTCCCAGGATCCGCTTGAGCGCGGTGCAGGCGTCCTGGGCGAGGATCTGCCCGACGTTCTGCAGGAAGCCGCTGAGCGGCAGCACGACGAGCACCAGCCAGGTGAGCGTCTCGCCGCGGAATGCCCCCAGCGTCGCGCTGTACGTCTCGACCCCCAGCCCTGCCAGCCCGTCGGTCAGCGACCTGCGCTCTTCCTCGCCCGTGTCGGCATCGAAGTAGAGGTGTGCGGTCATGGGCGGGAGTTCGGCCATGCCTGATGCTAGGGCTTCGCCCGCGAGGGAAGCAGGCGCTCCGGGCTTCTCGGGCCTCTGCCCGCGCCCGGTGCCGGCCTCTACGGCTTGGTCCACTCCACCACCAGACGGCCGTCCTCCTCCGCGACGTCCGTGCCGAAGGCCGCGCAGGCCCGCCGGAACCTGCGGGTGATCCACCCGGTCTCCGCCTCGTCGGCGAGCCGCGTGCGGCAGAAGTCGAGCGCGAGGGGCACCGCTTCCACGCGGACGGGGCGGGCGCCGTCGAACGAGACCAGGAAGAGCAGGCCGAGGTCGTTGCGCAACCGGTCGTCCGTCGCGTAGTCGTCGATGAAGTCCCCGAGGTCGTAGAGCACGCGGTCCTGGACGCCGTGGAAGACGTGCGCGGAGTGCCCGGCGACGAGGGTGGCGCCCGCGGCGAGGAACTGCTGCGCCGCCCGGCGGATGTAGTCGGCCGGGCCGGAGGTCATGTTCGGGCCCCAGTGCGGCGTGACGAGGGTGATGTCCGTGCCCAGGGCGGTGACGGTCCGCAGGAGCCAGGCCGGGGCGCCGGCATCCAGGGGCGCGTAGGCGACTCCCGGCCGGTCGGGGCCCGCCGCGAAGTCGTGCGGGTGGTCGGTGACCCCGACGACGCCGAGCCGCAGCCCGCAGCGATCCAGGACGGCCGGCCGCCGCGCCGCCTCCTCGTCGCGGCCGGCCCCCGCCCAGGCGATCCCGGCGTCGGCCAGATGGCGGACGGTGTCGAGCAGGGCCTCGGGGCCGTAGTCCAGGGCGTGGTTGTTGGCCAGGTTCACACAGTCGACGCCGAGGTGCCGCAGGGTCTCCGTCGCCACGGGCGGCGCCCGGAAGAAGAACGGCTTGAAGGGGTCGCGCCAGCGCTCGCCGCGTGCGGAGACCGCGCACTCGAGGTTGAGGACGAAGACGTCGGCCTCGTGCGCCACGGCCACGACCTCGTCGGCGAACAGGCTCTCCGGCGGGTCCGTGGCGAGGCGTCCGGCGACTTCGCGGCCCAGCATGGTGTCGCCGGCGAGTGCGAGCTTCATGGTTCAACCACCTCCTCGCCCCACCCGTTTCATTGTAGGAACAGTGAGTTTTGGGCCGGAAATGTGTCGTATTCGTACTGACGGGGAACAGCAGTCCCATGGCCCGGCCCAACGAAGAGGTCGAGGCGCTGCTGCAGGAGTACGCCGACCTCGTCACCATCACCGGCGGCGACGCCTACAAGGCGCGCGCCTACGAGAAGGCCGCCCGCGCGATCGGCGGCCACCACGCCGATGTCTCCCGCCTCGACCTCAAGGGGCTGCTCGACATCCCCAACGTCGGCAAGTCGATCGCCGAGAAGGTCCTCGAATACCTGCGGACCGGCCGGCTCTCCATCGTCGAGGAGGCCAGGGCCGTCATCCCGGCCGGAGTGCGCGAGCTGATCGGCATCCCCATGCTCGGCCCGAAGAAGGCCATGCTCCTCCACGAGGAACTCCACATCTCCTCCGTCGACGAGCTCCTCGACGCCATCCACGACGAGAAGCTCCGCGACCTCAAGGGCTTCGGCGCCAAGACCGAGGAGAACATCCTCCACGGCATCGCCCTGATGCAGCAGGCAGGCGACCGCATCCTGCTGAACGCCGCCATGGACGTCGCCGAACAGATCGTCGCCGACCTCTCCGGGGTCGACGGATGCGAGCGGTGCACGTACGCGGGGTCGCTGCGCCGGATGCGCGAGACCATCGGGGACGTCGACATCCTCGTCGCGGCCGCCCGGTCGGGCCCGCTCATGGAGGCGATCACCGAGCTGCCGATCACCGCCGAGGTCATCGCGCACGGCGAGAAGAAGACCTCCATCCGTACGACGAAGGGACTCCAGGTCGACCTGCGCGTCCTGCCGGCGGACGCCTGGGGAGCGGGACTGCTGTACTTCACCGGTTCCAAGGCGCACAACATCCGCGTGCGCGAGATCGCGGTCCGCCACAAGTACAAGCTGTCCGAGTACGGCCTCTTCCACGCCAAGAGCGGCAAGAAGATCGTCTCGGGGACCGAGGAGGAGGTCTACGCGCGGCTCGGCCTCCCCTGGATCCCCCCGGCCCTCCGCGAGGACCGCGGCGAGATCGCCGCCGGCCTGCGCGACGAACTGCCCGAGCTCATCGAGGAAAGCGACATCCGGGGAGACCTCCACACCCACACCGACCTCACGGACGGCGTGGCGACGCTGCAGGACATGGTGACCGCGGCCGCCGGGCGCGGCTACGCCTACTACGCCGTGACGGACCACGCCCCGAACCTCTTCATGCAGCGCATGACGGACGCCAAGATCCTCGCGCAGCGAAAGCGGGTCCGCGAGCTCGACGGGAAGCACCGCAGAATGCACCTGCTGCACGGCACCGAGCTCAACATCGGCCCCGACGGCGAAGTGGACTGGCCGGACGACTTCCTCGCGGGCTTCGACCTGTGCGTCGCCTCGGTGCACTCGCACTTCAACCAGACCCGCGACGAACTCACCCGCCGCCTGCTGCGCGCCTGCGAGAACCCGCACGTCAACATCATCGGACACCCCACGACACGGCTCATCGGCAAACGCCGGGGCATCGACGCCGACTTCGACGCGGTCTTCGAAGCCTGCGCCCGCACGGACACCGCCCTGGAGATCAACGCCCACCCCGAACGGCTCGACCTCTGCGACGAGGACATCCTGCGCGCCAAGCGTCACGGCGTGAAGTTCGCGATCAACACGGACGCCCACTCGGTGACCCACCTGCCCTACATGCGCTACGGGGTGGGCACGGCGCAACGGGGTTGGCTGACGAAGGACGACGTCATCAACACATGGCCGCTGCAGAAGCTACGGCGGTTCCTGCGTCCCGGGAGCCGATGAGCGCCAAGAAGCACGGGCTGCGGATCGTCGACGCCCACCTGGCGGCCTCGGGCCTGACCGCCGCCCTGTCGGCACGCGAGGTTCTCACCAACGCGCGCGTGCCGACCGGGGCGTGACGCGAGCCCTGCAGCCATTGCGGGAGGCCGGCCCGGACCCTACTGCGACGCGGGGCAGAACTCCGCCTTGAAGACGTCCCCCGCGGCGTCCGTGTTGCTCAGGGTGTCGGTGTTGAAGTTGAGGACGAGGCTGTGCCGGGTGTCCGCCGAGACGAAGGCGATGCTCTGCGTCCCGACGAACAGGCCGGTGTGCCCCCAGACTTCCGTCCCGCAGAGCGTGTACCGGAACAGCCCCAGGCCGTACGCCGCGCCCGGGTCCTCGCCGGTGGGGACGGTCGTCCTCAGCTCCCGCTGCTGCGCCGGCGGCAACAGCCTGCCCTGCAGCAGGGCGGTGAGGAAGCGGTCGAGGTCGGCCCCGGTGCTGATCAGGTCGCCCGTGGCCCGGATCAGGGAGGGGTCGAAGTCGGTGACGTCGTGCATCCTGCGGTCCGGGTCGTCGGTGAACCAGCTGTAGCTGCGTCCGGCGGGGGCCGGGACCGTGCGCTCGTGGCGCGGCAGGCGGGTGGAGTGCAGGCCGAGCGGTGCGATGATCCGGCGCTCCACCTCCTCCTCGTAGGACCGTCCGGTCGCCTTCTCCACGACGAGGGCGGCGAGGACGTAGCCCGTGGGGGTGTACGCGTAGCGGGTGCCCGGTGCGAAGCCCGGCGCGTGGGCCGTCGCGGTCCGCACGATCCGCCGGGGTGTCCAGCGGTCGTAGCGGTGCTTGAGGAACGCGGTGGTGGTGAGGTTCCTCAGGACTTCCGGGTCCCCGGTGTAGTCGAAGAGCCCGCTGGTTTGCTGGAGGAGATGGCGCAGGGTGATCCTGCGGCCGTCGTTCCCGTGCCCCCGCACCATGCCGGGCAGCCACTTCTCGACGGTGTCGTCCAGGTTGAGCCGGTGCTCGGCCTCCAGCTGCAGGAGGACCGTGGCGGTGAAGGGCTTGCCGATGCTCCCGGCGCGGAAGCGGTCCCCGGCGAGCCTCGGCCGCTTGGTGTGCAGGTCGGCGAGGCCGGCGGAGCCGTTCCAGGTGCCGTGCGCGTCGCGGACCCGCGCCAGGGCGCCGGGGACGCCCGCCTTGACGGCGGCGTCCAGGGCGGCCTGGGTGCGCTCGTGTCCTCCGCCGCGCGCGGCGGGCCGGACGTGCACGGTGGCGCCCGCCGGAGCGGGTGCCGGCGCGGCCCCCGCCATCGCGGTGGCCGTCAGGAACGCGGCCAGTACGGCTCGCGCCGTACGGACCGTCCTCGGTGAACGCGGACGCTTCGTCATGACAGCCCTCCTTCAGTGGGGGTCGGGGGTCGGGGATCGGGATCGGGATCGGGGTCGGTGGTGGCGCGGTCAGCGCACGGCGCCGCTCACCTCCTCCGGCGCCGTGGGGAGCCCCCGGTCGTTCTGCAGGGACCACAGCTCCCGGAAGAGGCCGGGGGCCTCGACGAGTTCGGCGAAGGTGCCCAGCTGGATGACCCGGCCGTGGTCGAGGACGACGATGCGGTCGGCGACCGCGACGTTGGCCAGGCGGTGGGTGACGAGGACGACGGCCCGTTCCTCGGCGATCTTGCGCAGTCCGGAGAAGATGCGGTGCTCCGCCCGGGCGTCCAGGGCGCTCGTGGGTTCGTCCATGACGAGCAGGCCCGCCGGGCGGTAGAAGGCCCGCGCGATGGCGATGCGCTGCCACTGGCCGCCGGAGAGCTCCACCCCGCCGTACCACTCGCGGGCCAGGAGGGTGTCGAGCCCGCTGCGGAGCTCCTTGACGACTTCGTCGGCGCCTGCGTGCGCGGCCGCCTGGAGGACGAGGCCGTCCCCGTCGTGCACCTGTCCGAGGGTGATGTTGTCGCGCGCGGACAGGGGCCAGTGGGCGAAGTCCTGCGGGACGACGGCGGTCTGCCGCCACATGGCCTGCGGGTCGAGTTCGCCGGAGTCGACGCCGTCCCAGGTGACCCTGCCCTCGGTGGGCAGGTACAGGCCGGTCAGCAGCTTGCTGAGGGTGGTCTTCCCCGAACCGTTCTCCCCCACCAGGGCCACGACTTCGCCGCGCCGGACCTCCAGGTCGACCTCGTGCAGCGCGGGGCGGTCGGAGCCGGGGTAGCAGAAGGTGAGGGACTCGGCGCGGACGGCCGCGGGGGCCGCGGGGGTCCGGGCGCCGCGCTGCATGCGGTGCCCGCCGGCCTCGTCGATGAACTCGGCCCAGTCGTCGAGGTAGAGGCCGGTGCGGAAGAGGCGGGCGCCGTAGGAGACCATGCCGCGCAGGGACGAGCCGACCGACCGCAGGGCGAAGACCGCCGTGCCGGCCGAGGCGAGCGACATGTGCCCGGTGCCCAGCAGCAGGGCGAGCGCGGCCCACACCAGGCCGGAGGCGAGCCCGCCGGCCACGGCGCCCGCGAGCGCGTACCGCGCGCCCCGGTGGACCGCCTTGTCGGTGGTGGTGTGGATGCGGTTGCTGATCGAGCGGTAGCGGCCGAGGAGGAACTCGGCCATGGTGCCCGAGCGCAATTGGTCGGCGAAGAGCTTGTCGGTGACGTGCCACCGCAGGTGGTTGAGCACGCGGCGGTCGCCGCTCAGGGCGCGGGAGGTCTGGTAGTGGACCCGCGCCCCCTTCACGCTCGCGATGCCCTGCGGGAGGGTGGCCAGCAGGAGCAGCGGCAGCAGGACCGGGTGCAGGAGCGTGACCACGCCGGCCGCCGCGATCAGCGACGCGAGGCAGGCCATGAGGTCCTGGGATTCGGTGAGCAGGTCCTGGGCGACGTCCGCGCCGCGGTCGGCGGCTTCGCGCTTGTCGTTGAAGCCGGGGTGGTCGTAGGCGGCGAGCTCGGCGTTGATCGCCGCGTCGAGCATCTGGAGCTCGGCCTCGCGGGAGATCCGGGGGGCCAGCCGGCTGGAGATGTTGGCGACGGCGATGGCGAGCAGGGCCCGCGTCCCGGCCGCCCCGGCGAGGAGGGCGAGCGAGGGCAGCGCGTCCACGAGCCGGTCCTCGATGTGGCCGGAGGTGATCAGCGCGGTGATCGTGCTGCTGGTGGCCAGCAGGCCGAAGGCCTCGAACACGCCGGACAGCACCTGGCAGACGAGGAGCGTCAGGACGGCCCGTCTGTCCACGCGCCAGGCCAGGTTCAGTGCCTTGCGGACGAGCTGGGGCAGGCGCCGGCTCATCGCACGGGCGGTGAGCGGGCTCTTCTCGAAGGCGGTCAGGGTCGGGGAGCGGAAGCGTAATTCCTCATGTACCTCGGTGGTCTCGGCGGGCAACGTGATTCCCCTTGGTTGCGGGTGTCGACGGTCCGGTTCCGATGGTGAGCGCCTGCACGATGCCGTATGACGCGGGCGAGTTACGGCTGAACGCCCTTAATCCACTCGAAGGTGGGCCTTTTGGCTGACCGCTTCGGAGTGAGCGCAACGGCTCCTTGACGCGCCCCTGTCAATCCGCGGGGCCGC
This window contains:
- a CDS encoding CapA family protein, whose translation is MKLALAGDTMLGREVAGRLATDPPESLFADEVVAVAHEADVFVLNLECAVSARGERWRDPFKPFFFRAPPVATETLRHLGVDCVNLANNHALDYGPEALLDTVRHLADAGIAWAGAGRDEEAARRPAVLDRCGLRLGVVGVTDHPHDFAAGPDRPGVAYAPLDAGAPAWLLRTVTALGTDITLVTPHWGPNMTSGPADYIRRAAQQFLAAGATLVAGHSAHVFHGVQDRVLYDLGDFIDDYATDDRLRNDLGLLFLVSFDGARPVRVEAVPLALDFCRTRLADEAETGWITRRFRRACAAFGTDVAEEDGRLVVEWTKP
- a CDS encoding ABC transporter ATP-binding protein, which gives rise to MPAETTEVHEELRFRSPTLTAFEKSPLTARAMSRRLPQLVRKALNLAWRVDRRAVLTLLVCQVLSGVFEAFGLLATSSTITALITSGHIEDRLVDALPSLALLAGAAGTRALLAIAVANISSRLAPRISREAELQMLDAAINAELAAYDHPGFNDKREAADRGADVAQDLLTESQDLMACLASLIAAAGVVTLLHPVLLPLLLLATLPQGIASVKGARVHYQTSRALSGDRRVLNHLRWHVTDKLFADQLRSGTMAEFLLGRYRSISNRIHTTTDKAVHRGARYALAGAVAGGLASGLVWAALALLLGTGHMSLASAGTAVFALRSVGSSLRGMVSYGARLFRTGLYLDDWAEFIDEAGGHRMQRGARTPAAPAAVRAESLTFCYPGSDRPALHEVDLEVRRGEVVALVGENGSGKTTLSKLLTGLYLPTEGRVTWDGVDSGELDPQAMWRQTAVVPQDFAHWPLSARDNITLGQVHDGDGLVLQAAAHAGADEVVKELRSGLDTLLAREWYGGVELSGGQWQRIAIARAFYRPAGLLVMDEPTSALDARAEHRIFSGLRKIAEERAVVLVTHRLANVAVADRIVVLDHGRVIQLGTFAELVEAPGLFRELWSLQNDRGLPTAPEEVSGAVR
- a CDS encoding serine hydrolase domain-containing protein, translated to MTKRPRSPRTVRTARAVLAAFLTATAMAGAAPAPAPAGATVHVRPAARGGGHERTQAALDAAVKAGVPGALARVRDAHGTWNGSAGLADLHTKRPRLAGDRFRAGSIGKPFTATVLLQLEAEHRLNLDDTVEKWLPGMVRGHGNDGRRITLRHLLQQTSGLFDYTGDPEVLRNLTTTAFLKHRYDRWTPRRIVRTATAHAPGFAPGTRYAYTPTGYVLAALVVEKATGRSYEEEVERRIIAPLGLHSTRLPRHERTVPAPAGRSYSWFTDDPDRRMHDVTDFDPSLIRATGDLISTGADLDRFLTALLQGRLLPPAQQRELRTTVPTGEDPGAAYGLGLFRYTLCGTEVWGHTGLFVGTQSIAFVSADTRHSLVLNFNTDTLSNTDAAGDVFKAEFCPASQ
- the polX gene encoding DNA polymerase/3'-5' exonuclease PolX; protein product: MARPNEEVEALLQEYADLVTITGGDAYKARAYEKAARAIGGHHADVSRLDLKGLLDIPNVGKSIAEKVLEYLRTGRLSIVEEARAVIPAGVRELIGIPMLGPKKAMLLHEELHISSVDELLDAIHDEKLRDLKGFGAKTEENILHGIALMQQAGDRILLNAAMDVAEQIVADLSGVDGCERCTYAGSLRRMRETIGDVDILVAAARSGPLMEAITELPITAEVIAHGEKKTSIRTTKGLQVDLRVLPADAWGAGLLYFTGSKAHNIRVREIAVRHKYKLSEYGLFHAKSGKKIVSGTEEEVYARLGLPWIPPALREDRGEIAAGLRDELPELIEESDIRGDLHTHTDLTDGVATLQDMVTAAAGRGYAYYAVTDHAPNLFMQRMTDAKILAQRKRVRELDGKHRRMHLLHGTELNIGPDGEVDWPDDFLAGFDLCVASVHSHFNQTRDELTRRLLRACENPHVNIIGHPTTRLIGKRRGIDADFDAVFEACARTDTALEINAHPERLDLCDEDILRAKRHGVKFAINTDAHSVTHLPYMRYGVGTAQRGWLTKDDVINTWPLQKLRRFLRPGSR
- a CDS encoding serine/threonine-protein kinase; this translates as MIPSDEQRLIADRYLLTDLLGRGGMGAVWRADDQLLQRTVAVKELYLGDEGGGHRRALREARTIARVSHPNVVDIYDLVEYEDRLWIVMELVNGPSLADHLASAGPLPPARAAEIGLQLLAALGAVHAAGALHRDVKPANVLLRGDGSVALTDFGIASLADGESLTGTGEVMGSLGFIAPERLHNRPAGPAGDLFSLGVTLCVLVSGRGAGAAVCAGPRYRWPSCCSRPVPAPRT